Proteins from one Akkermansiaceae bacterium genomic window:
- a CDS encoding NarK/NasA family nitrate transporter has product MKLSDLKSSGHWPTLLTAFLYFDFSFMVWTLLGALGPQIAETLGLTAGQKGMMVAVPILGGAVLRLALGLLVDRIGAKTTGIIAQLVVMAALAGGWIIGLKNFEATLVFGFVLGVAGASFAVALPQAGRWYPPNMQGVVLGLAGAGNVGVVLDSLIAPRLASVYGWQAVFGFALIPAVITFAVYAFFSKDAPGAVVKKKLSDYVRLLKEKDAHWFCFYYTVSFGGFVGLASYYNLYFRSEFGLSAVHAGDFAAACTFVGALARPIGGAISDRIGGIRSMIVLYCVAGGLLLVGAGIHSFWPNLVIFLGVSAALGMCNGSIFQLLPQRFGKDMGVMTGLVGCGGGIGGFYLASSLGLSKQAFGSCSAGFVAFSLLCFVAVTGLVLVKTRWRTTWGTLTNARI; this is encoded by the coding sequence ATGAAACTCAGCGATCTGAAATCCTCCGGGCACTGGCCGACCCTGCTCACGGCATTCCTCTACTTCGATTTCTCCTTCATGGTCTGGACGCTCCTCGGCGCCCTCGGACCGCAAATCGCTGAAACCCTCGGACTCACCGCGGGCCAGAAAGGCATGATGGTCGCGGTGCCGATCCTTGGCGGCGCGGTCCTCCGCCTCGCGCTCGGCCTGCTGGTGGACCGCATCGGCGCGAAGACCACCGGCATCATCGCGCAGCTTGTCGTGATGGCGGCGCTTGCCGGAGGTTGGATCATCGGATTGAAGAACTTCGAGGCCACTCTGGTGTTCGGGTTCGTCCTCGGTGTGGCGGGCGCTTCCTTCGCGGTGGCATTGCCACAGGCGGGGCGCTGGTATCCACCGAACATGCAGGGAGTCGTCCTCGGACTTGCAGGGGCGGGGAATGTCGGCGTGGTGCTGGACAGTCTCATCGCACCGCGTCTGGCATCCGTCTATGGCTGGCAGGCGGTGTTCGGCTTCGCGCTCATTCCCGCGGTCATCACCTTCGCGGTCTATGCCTTCTTTTCAAAGGATGCTCCCGGAGCAGTGGTGAAAAAGAAGCTCTCCGACTACGTCCGCCTGCTGAAGGAAAAGGACGCCCATTGGTTCTGCTTCTACTACACGGTTTCCTTCGGCGGCTTCGTCGGTCTGGCCAGCTACTACAACCTCTACTTCCGTTCGGAATTCGGACTCTCCGCCGTCCATGCCGGTGACTTCGCCGCCGCCTGCACCTTCGTGGGCGCCCTCGCCCGCCCCATCGGTGGCGCGATCTCCGACCGCATCGGCGGCATCCGCTCCATGATCGTCCTCTACTGCGTGGCGGGCGGACTCCTGCTGGTGGGCGCCGGCATCCACTCCTTCTGGCCGAACCTGGTCATCTTCCTGGGTGTCAGCGCGGCGCTCGGCATGTGCAACGGCTCCATCTTCCAACTCCTCCCGCAACGCTTCGGGAAGGACATGGGAGTGATGACCGGCCTGGTCGGCTGCGGCGGCGGCATCGGCGGATTCTACCTCGCCAGTTCGCTCGGGCTTTCCAAGCAGGCATTCGGATCCTGTTCGGCCGGCTTCGTCGCCTTCTCCCTCCTCTGCTTCGTGGCGGTCACCGGCCTGGTCCTGGTGAAAACCCGCTGGCGCACCACCTGGGGGACATTGACCAACGCCCGGATCTGA
- a CDS encoding protein phosphatase 2C domain-containing protein — protein MKVRHTSHALPRDEGHPSSDAVAVTEWGEGFLAALADGAGTDPAAREAARKAVSMVSAHYRTHPLVWTPGKALRETVRLINRTLWNESHARFDRPEMVCTLVVALYDQGFLTCMGIGDSRIYLLRDGAITPLTTDDIEPDAPLRLTRALGAVETLNPTTTKMNLQEGDSLLLCSDGIHHHLTDGEISAAISSHGSARLLAKQANEVSPDESRDDCAAIHVVVESLGWTARREDQQLPIPDQLAAGQKHDGWTLIRSFGANDRCWLAEREGCRQVMKFAPREGNDDLQIKQAFLKETWNAIRFAADTPFVKTWENPSRTSLHYIMEFVDAPGLESLLRQRRLQVDEAVQLGRFLAGSSMLLLRQDLVHGDIKPENILIGSAYDSVFFKLIDLGSSCEIFSRTSRAGTATYLAPERFSNAPVTERTEIFSIGVTLYQALTGQPPFGAIERFQTPAFREPRPPSSLNPMIPPWLDAVILRACSIRAERRHQHFSELAFELANPGKVRPWHPADSALIHRHPVLFWKVSAILFAALSLFLAVRLLSS, from the coding sequence TTGAAGGTCCGCCATACGTCGCACGCCCTGCCCCGGGACGAAGGGCATCCCTCCTCGGATGCCGTCGCCGTCACGGAATGGGGCGAAGGCTTTCTGGCCGCCCTTGCGGATGGTGCGGGCACGGATCCCGCCGCCAGGGAGGCCGCACGGAAGGCGGTCTCCATGGTCTCCGCCCACTACCGGACCCACCCGCTCGTTTGGACACCCGGCAAGGCGCTGCGCGAAACCGTGCGGTTGATCAACCGCACGCTCTGGAACGAATCCCACGCAAGGTTCGACCGTCCGGAGATGGTCTGCACCCTGGTGGTCGCGCTGTATGACCAGGGTTTCCTCACCTGCATGGGCATCGGGGATTCCCGCATCTATCTTCTGCGTGATGGTGCCATCACCCCGCTCACCACGGATGACATCGAGCCGGATGCCCCGCTGCGGTTGACCCGCGCACTGGGCGCGGTGGAGACGTTGAACCCCACCACCACAAAGATGAACCTGCAGGAGGGCGACTCCCTCCTCCTTTGCTCCGACGGCATCCACCATCACCTCACCGATGGGGAGATCTCCGCCGCCATATCGAGCCACGGCTCGGCGCGCCTGCTGGCGAAACAGGCGAACGAAGTCTCTCCGGATGAGTCCCGCGACGACTGCGCGGCCATCCATGTTGTGGTGGAGTCGCTCGGCTGGACGGCACGCCGGGAGGACCAGCAACTGCCCATCCCGGATCAACTTGCCGCCGGCCAGAAGCACGATGGATGGACGCTCATCCGCTCCTTCGGCGCCAACGACCGCTGCTGGCTCGCGGAGCGCGAGGGATGCCGTCAGGTGATGAAATTCGCTCCGCGTGAAGGAAACGATGATCTCCAGATCAAGCAGGCCTTCCTCAAGGAAACCTGGAACGCCATCCGTTTCGCGGCGGACACTCCGTTCGTGAAGACGTGGGAGAACCCTTCCCGCACGTCCCTCCATTACATCATGGAGTTCGTGGACGCGCCGGGTTTGGAATCCCTGCTCCGTCAGAGGAGACTGCAGGTTGATGAGGCGGTGCAACTCGGACGCTTTCTGGCCGGTTCCTCCATGCTCCTGCTCCGCCAGGATCTCGTCCACGGCGACATCAAGCCGGAGAACATCCTCATCGGCTCCGCCTACGATTCGGTTTTCTTCAAGCTCATCGATCTGGGTTCAAGCTGTGAGATCTTCTCCCGCACTTCCCGGGCTGGCACCGCCACTTATCTGGCGCCGGAGCGTTTCAGCAATGCGCCTGTCACGGAACGGACGGAGATCTTTTCCATCGGTGTGACCCTCTACCAGGCATTGACCGGGCAACCGCCATTCGGTGCCATCGAGCGCTTCCAGACCCCCGCATTCCGGGAACCCAGGCCCCCCTCATCGCTGAACCCGATGATCCCCCCATGGCTGGACGCCGTCATCCTCCGCGCCTGCTCCATCCGCGCGGAGCGCAGGCACCAGCATTTCAGCGAACTGGCATTCGAACTGGCCAACCCGGGAAAAGTCCGGCCATGGCACCCTGCGGACTCCGCCCTGATTCACCGCCATCCGGTGCTTTTCTGGAAGGTTTCCGCCATCCTGTTTGCGGCGCTTTCATTGTTCCTGGCAGTCCGTCTCCTATCCTCCTGA
- a CDS encoding ABC transporter substrate-binding protein: MNPIRPYSRRDFLASSAKTTALGLLASGLPAGWVGAQTASDAPEAPDVNFGIIALTDCSPIVIAHEKGLFAKYGIRSKVTKGASWAAIRDSLANGDIQATHMLIGMPIASTMGLGGAPKKPMVIPWLLNRNGQSITLANSLKGKVAADPKALKPFVDKAKADGHPMTFAMTFPPGTHAMWIRYWLAAGGINPGDAGGGGADISLITIPPPQMVANMKVGKMDGFCVGEPWNAKTITDDIGFTAINTQQIWKDHPEKVCAFTEEFAAKNPKTVKAVLKALHEASVWLDKMDNRVEQAKIVSAPTYINCPPEQILQRLQGKYDMGDGRKFRDPDYMIFSDRNCNYPQPKYAKWWLTQLRRWSFTDGAPDYEAVTRQVMRGDIYEEAMKEIGYSHGGLNNDAETLFDGSKFDPAGDLDAYAKSFSVTTLKG; encoded by the coding sequence ATGAATCCAATCCGCCCTTATTCCCGCCGCGACTTCCTGGCCAGCTCCGCGAAGACCACCGCCCTCGGACTCCTTGCCTCCGGCCTTCCAGCCGGATGGGTGGGGGCCCAGACCGCAAGCGATGCCCCGGAAGCCCCTGATGTGAACTTCGGCATCATCGCCCTCACCGACTGCTCGCCCATCGTCATCGCCCATGAGAAAGGCCTCTTCGCCAAGTACGGCATCCGCAGTAAAGTGACCAAGGGCGCCAGTTGGGCCGCCATCCGCGACTCCCTGGCCAACGGGGACATCCAGGCGACCCACATGCTCATCGGCATGCCCATCGCCTCCACCATGGGTCTCGGCGGCGCGCCGAAGAAGCCGATGGTCATCCCATGGCTGCTCAACCGCAACGGCCAGTCCATCACCCTGGCGAATTCGCTGAAAGGAAAAGTCGCCGCCGACCCCAAGGCGCTCAAACCCTTCGTGGACAAGGCGAAAGCGGATGGCCACCCGATGACCTTCGCCATGACCTTTCCGCCCGGCACCCATGCGATGTGGATCCGCTACTGGCTGGCCGCCGGCGGCATCAACCCGGGCGATGCGGGTGGAGGTGGAGCGGACATTTCCCTCATCACCATCCCGCCGCCGCAGATGGTCGCGAACATGAAGGTCGGCAAGATGGACGGCTTCTGTGTCGGCGAACCTTGGAACGCGAAGACCATCACGGATGACATCGGCTTCACCGCCATCAACACCCAGCAGATCTGGAAGGATCATCCGGAAAAGGTCTGCGCGTTCACGGAGGAGTTCGCGGCGAAGAACCCGAAGACGGTGAAGGCCGTCCTCAAGGCGCTGCACGAGGCATCCGTGTGGCTCGACAAGATGGACAACCGGGTGGAGCAGGCGAAGATCGTCAGCGCCCCCACCTACATCAACTGCCCGCCGGAACAGATCCTCCAGCGCCTGCAGGGCAAATATGACATGGGTGACGGACGGAAGTTCCGGGACCCGGACTACATGATCTTCAGCGACAGGAACTGCAACTATCCGCAGCCGAAGTATGCCAAGTGGTGGCTCACCCAGCTCCGCCGCTGGAGCTTCACCGATGGCGCGCCGGACTATGAGGCCGTTACCAGACAGGTGATGCGGGGCGACATCTATGAGGAAGCGATGAAGGAGATCGGCTACTCCCATGGCGGACTCAACAACGATGCCGAGACCCTTTTCGACGGCAGCAAGTTCGACCCGGCCGGTGATCTCGATGCCTACGCCAAGTCGTTCTCCGTCACCACGCTGAAAGGCTGA
- the ntrB gene encoding nitrate ABC transporter permease: MKRFKLDTIVLPLIALLICLGGWSLIAGKSTTTTSVDDWGDKVTKTERHGISADLPSPVETWQASKPYIVEPFAKRGELDQGILRFTWLSLKLVAQGYFLALLIGTPIGFLLGLSKRFTKAFDPIIQILRPVSPLAWLPLGMVLFSGMKILGSDGRVSFGTSDAAALFTIAICAMWPTVLNTAVGVRAVPQDYLNVAKVLKLSRTKTLFKILIPSALPYMFTGFRLSLGIAWLVIVAVEMLIGKPGVGGFLWQQYNANSFAHIILSILTIGLIGFILDRAMSLIEGRFRTA, encoded by the coding sequence ATGAAACGCTTCAAACTGGACACCATCGTTCTTCCGCTCATCGCGCTCCTCATCTGCCTCGGCGGATGGTCGCTCATCGCGGGGAAATCCACCACGACCACCTCCGTGGACGACTGGGGTGACAAGGTCACCAAAACCGAACGCCACGGCATCTCAGCCGACCTGCCCTCACCCGTGGAAACCTGGCAGGCCAGCAAGCCCTACATCGTGGAGCCATTCGCCAAACGCGGCGAGCTGGACCAGGGAATCCTCCGCTTCACCTGGCTTTCGCTGAAGCTAGTCGCCCAAGGTTACTTCCTAGCGCTGCTGATCGGCACGCCCATCGGCTTCCTGCTCGGTCTCTCGAAACGCTTCACCAAAGCCTTCGACCCCATCATCCAGATCCTCCGCCCCGTTTCCCCGCTCGCCTGGCTGCCGCTCGGCATGGTGCTCTTCAGCGGCATGAAGATCCTCGGCTCCGACGGACGGGTGAGTTTCGGCACATCGGATGCGGCGGCGCTTTTCACCATCGCCATCTGCGCGATGTGGCCGACGGTCCTCAACACCGCCGTCGGTGTCCGTGCGGTTCCGCAGGACTACCTGAACGTGGCGAAGGTGCTGAAGCTGTCGCGGACGAAGACGCTGTTCAAGATCCTCATCCCCTCCGCACTGCCCTACATGTTCACCGGTTTCCGCCTGTCGCTGGGCATCGCGTGGCTGGTCATCGTGGCGGTGGAGATGCTGATCGGAAAGCCAGGCGTCGGCGGCTTCCTCTGGCAGCAATACAACGCGAACTCCTTCGCCCACATCATCCTCTCGATCCTCACCATCGGCCTCATCGGGTTCATCCTGGATCGCGCCATGAGCCTCATCGAGGGGCGCTTCCGCACCGCCTGA
- a CDS encoding ABC transporter ATP-binding protein — MMTPILELKGINKSFGGANVLSDVNLTVNEGDFVSVIGYSGTGKSTLINVIAGLLKPDTGEAKMDGQSITGPGPERGIVFQNYSLLPWLTVSENIRLAVDQLYPQMTPAERAAHVRKHVEMVKLGHAADKYPKELSGGMRQRVSVARTLAANPRILLLDEPLSALDALTRATLQDEIAEIWQSNRTTVIWITNDPDEALLVADRVIPLIPSAGGATLSAEIPVNLPRPRDRRELLKQDVFKSLKLQLINTLLDARKNSAPVLTKKLSPPDILPEDLGVKRNHGLGGRKTPRRRSQLNREEIPIS, encoded by the coding sequence ATCATGACACCCATCCTCGAACTCAAAGGCATCAACAAGTCCTTCGGTGGAGCAAACGTCCTGTCGGATGTGAACCTCACCGTCAACGAAGGCGACTTCGTCTCGGTCATCGGCTACTCCGGCACCGGGAAGTCCACCCTCATCAACGTCATCGCGGGTCTGCTCAAACCGGACACCGGCGAAGCGAAGATGGATGGCCAGTCGATCACTGGCCCCGGTCCAGAGCGCGGCATCGTGTTCCAGAACTACTCGCTGCTGCCTTGGCTGACCGTCTCCGAAAACATCCGCCTCGCGGTGGACCAGCTTTATCCGCAGATGACACCCGCCGAGCGCGCCGCCCATGTCCGCAAGCACGTGGAGATGGTGAAGCTGGGCCATGCCGCCGACAAGTATCCGAAGGAGCTGTCCGGAGGCATGCGCCAGCGGGTTTCCGTCGCGCGCACGCTCGCCGCGAACCCGCGGATCCTCCTGCTCGACGAACCGCTCTCCGCGCTCGATGCCCTCACCCGCGCCACCCTGCAGGATGAGATCGCGGAAATCTGGCAGAGCAACAGGACGACCGTCATCTGGATCACCAATGATCCGGACGAGGCATTGCTGGTGGCGGACCGTGTCATTCCGCTGATCCCTTCCGCCGGGGGTGCAACGCTCTCCGCAGAGATCCCGGTGAACCTGCCCCGCCCCCGCGACCGGCGGGAACTACTGAAGCAGGACGTCTTCAAATCGCTGAAGCTCCAGCTCATCAACACCCTGCTGGACGCGCGGAAAAACAGCGCACCCGTGCTGACGAAGAAACTCTCCCCGCCGGACATCCTGCCGGAAGACCTCGGGGTGAAGCGCAACCACGGCCTGGGCGGCAGAAAGACGCCCCGCCGCCGCTCCCAGCTCAACCGCGAGGAAATTCCAATCTCCTGA
- a CDS encoding ABC transporter ATP-binding protein, with protein sequence MTPILELFQLSKSYPAPGGKDAVIVKEFNLNLEAGEFVTIIGHSGCGKSTVLSMVAGLTSASGGAMILGGRETNEAGPDRGVVFQSPCLLPWMTAFDNVMLGVNQVYFTAPKVERKELAEYYLSVVGLGNAMDKYPGELSQGMRQRVGIARAFALQPKMLLLDEPFGMLDSLTKMELQEVLLELWRRNKLTTLMVTHDVDEAIFLSDRVVMMTDGPEAEVGDILHIPFERPRNRAAILADPRYADYRNHLLDFLNNRSHIRPSKLAGAQALETQPMRAAAAGGLATQPH encoded by the coding sequence ATGACTCCCATCCTCGAACTCTTCCAACTCTCGAAATCCTATCCCGCTCCGGGCGGAAAGGACGCGGTCATCGTGAAGGAATTCAACCTCAACCTGGAGGCAGGTGAATTCGTCACGATCATCGGCCACTCCGGCTGCGGGAAATCGACCGTCCTCTCCATGGTCGCCGGCCTGACCTCCGCCTCCGGCGGCGCGATGATCCTCGGCGGCCGGGAAACCAATGAAGCCGGTCCTGACCGCGGAGTGGTCTTCCAGTCACCCTGCCTGCTGCCGTGGATGACCGCCTTCGACAACGTGATGCTGGGCGTGAACCAGGTCTATTTCACCGCGCCAAAGGTGGAACGGAAGGAACTGGCGGAATACTACCTCTCAGTCGTCGGCTTGGGGAATGCCATGGACAAGTATCCGGGCGAGCTGTCCCAGGGGATGCGCCAGCGGGTGGGCATCGCCCGTGCCTTCGCCCTGCAACCGAAGATGTTGCTGCTGGACGAGCCCTTCGGCATGCTCGACTCACTCACGAAAATGGAACTCCAGGAGGTGCTTCTGGAACTCTGGAGAAGGAACAAGCTCACCACCCTGATGGTCACCCATGATGTGGATGAGGCGATCTTCCTTTCCGACCGGGTGGTGATGATGACCGACGGACCGGAGGCTGAGGTCGGTGACATCCTGCACATCCCCTTCGAGCGCCCTCGCAACCGGGCCGCCATCCTCGCAGATCCCCGCTACGCGGACTACCGCAACCACTTGCTCGACTTCCTCAACAACCGCTCCCACATCCGCCCGAGCAAGCTGGCAGGGGCGCAGGCGCTCGAAACCCAGCCGATGCGGGCTGCGGCGGCGGGAGGTCTCGCCACCCAGCCGCACTGA
- a CDS encoding NirA family protein: MVNLENTGFTEDQTNYLTGFVSGLLQARSLPLPFLGQDASSRFTHQPEEADETVHGTPIDDLCKEERIKHEKHGLDCYDTILANAATNAFPKDGDIFRYKFHGLFFVTPAQESLMLRCRIAGGALSSHQFRGLAEIAEDWGPGHIDLTTRANVQVREIMPKDAPDVLNKLIDLGLTSQGSGADNIRNITATPTTGFDPDELMDVMPYAKAMHHYILKNRDLYGLPRKFNISYDSGGRVSVCADTNDIGFYAVRVAPGEHAVEPGIYFRMQLCGITGHQQFATDCGVLLTPAESLPVAAALIRVFIENGDRTNRKKARLKYLVDEWGIPKTLNEISKKLTFPLRFLPLEQCEPSLPKSKHGHLGIHSQTDGKNYLGVLTPVGRITVPQMHALADIADKYGRGEIRLTVWQNLIIPGIRDEDIPAATAAVLATGFDYRNNPVTGGLIACTGSRGCKYAAADTKGNAIALGDHLAGTVSLDVPVNIHLTGCQHSCAQHYIGDIGMMGARVKMEDGSTVDGYNIVLGGGVDDTQAIAREIWKSIPFADIPPLVEQLLVAYLREREPDESFAEFTNRHTPDELRDLSRPDKIAAA, encoded by the coding sequence ATGGTCAATCTCGAAAATACCGGCTTCACCGAAGACCAAACCAACTATCTGACCGGCTTTGTCTCCGGTCTGCTCCAGGCACGCAGCCTGCCGCTGCCTTTCCTCGGCCAGGACGCCTCCAGCCGCTTCACCCACCAGCCTGAGGAGGCGGACGAAACCGTCCATGGCACGCCCATCGACGACCTGTGCAAGGAAGAACGCATCAAGCATGAGAAGCACGGCCTCGACTGCTACGACACCATCCTGGCCAACGCGGCCACCAACGCGTTTCCGAAGGACGGGGACATCTTCCGCTACAAGTTCCACGGGCTGTTCTTCGTCACCCCCGCACAGGAGTCGCTCATGCTCCGCTGCCGCATCGCCGGTGGCGCCCTGAGCAGCCACCAGTTCCGCGGGCTGGCGGAGATCGCCGAGGACTGGGGTCCGGGCCACATCGACCTCACCACCCGCGCGAACGTCCAGGTCCGCGAGATCATGCCGAAGGACGCGCCCGATGTGCTGAACAAGCTCATCGACCTGGGTCTGACATCCCAAGGCTCCGGAGCGGACAACATCCGGAACATCACCGCCACGCCGACGACCGGCTTCGATCCGGACGAACTCATGGACGTGATGCCCTATGCGAAGGCGATGCACCACTACATCCTGAAGAACCGCGACCTCTACGGGCTGCCCAGGAAGTTCAACATTTCCTATGATTCCGGCGGGCGCGTTTCGGTCTGTGCGGATACGAATGACATCGGCTTCTACGCCGTGCGCGTCGCTCCGGGCGAACATGCGGTGGAGCCGGGCATCTACTTCCGCATGCAGCTCTGCGGCATCACCGGGCACCAGCAGTTCGCCACAGACTGCGGAGTGCTGCTGACTCCCGCGGAGAGCCTGCCGGTCGCCGCCGCGCTGATCCGCGTGTTCATCGAGAACGGCGACCGCACCAACCGCAAGAAGGCCCGGCTCAAGTATCTCGTCGATGAATGGGGGATCCCGAAGACCCTCAACGAAATCTCGAAGAAGCTCACCTTTCCGCTCCGCTTCCTGCCACTGGAGCAATGCGAGCCATCCCTGCCGAAATCCAAGCACGGCCACCTGGGCATCCACTCCCAGACGGACGGGAAGAACTATCTGGGCGTCCTCACGCCGGTGGGCCGGATCACGGTTCCTCAGATGCACGCCCTGGCGGACATCGCCGATAAGTATGGCCGGGGAGAGATCCGTCTCACCGTCTGGCAGAACCTCATCATCCCCGGCATCCGGGACGAGGATATCCCTGCGGCCACCGCCGCGGTACTGGCCACCGGATTCGACTACCGGAACAACCCCGTCACCGGCGGACTCATCGCCTGCACGGGCAGCCGGGGCTGCAAGTATGCCGCCGCCGATACGAAGGGAAACGCGATCGCGCTGGGCGACCATCTCGCCGGCACCGTCTCCCTCGACGTGCCGGTGAACATCCACCTCACCGGCTGCCAGCATTCCTGCGCCCAACACTACATCGGCGACATCGGCATGATGGGTGCGCGGGTGAAGATGGAAGATGGCTCGACCGTGGATGGCTACAACATCGTCCTCGGCGGAGGTGTGGATGACACCCAGGCCATCGCCCGGGAAATCTGGAAATCCATCCCGTTTGCGGACATCCCGCCGCTCGTCGAACAACTCCTGGTTGCCTACCTGCGTGAGCGGGAACCTGATGAGTCCTTCGCCGAATTCACCAACCGCCACACCCCGGACGAACTCCGGGATCTTTCCCGCCCCGACAAGATCGCCGCGGCGTAA
- a CDS encoding flavodoxin domain-containing protein, which yields MLTIPDNAPFTGTQKMWLKGFLAGIAAGLPQGGASAPPVAEAVKSGLPVTILWGSQTGTAESYAKKLAKALTAQGHSPTILDMADASVDLLSSVKHLAILTSTYGDGEPPDNALTLHTALHAESLSLADLSFTVFALGDSNYPEFCKCGHDFQNRLTALGAKPLLPIMTSDVDHDLPFKEWSASLLSSLVAAH from the coding sequence ATGCTCACCATCCCCGACAACGCCCCTTTCACCGGCACCCAGAAGATGTGGCTGAAGGGCTTTCTCGCCGGCATCGCCGCAGGCCTTCCACAGGGAGGTGCCTCCGCACCTCCGGTTGCGGAAGCCGTGAAGTCCGGACTGCCCGTCACCATCCTCTGGGGATCCCAGACCGGCACCGCGGAGTCCTATGCCAAGAAGCTGGCCAAAGCGCTGACCGCGCAGGGCCACTCCCCCACCATCCTGGACATGGCGGATGCCAGCGTGGACCTGCTTTCCTCCGTGAAGCACCTGGCCATCCTCACCTCCACCTATGGCGACGGGGAACCACCGGACAATGCCCTCACGCTGCACACCGCCCTGCACGCGGAGTCCCTTTCCCTTGCGGATCTCAGTTTCACCGTCTTCGCCCTCGGTGACAGCAACTACCCGGAATTCTGCAAATGCGGCCATGATTTCCAGAACCGGCTCACGGCGCTCGGGGCAAAGCCACTGCTTCCGATCATGACATCGGATGTCGATCACGACCTGCCTTTCAAGGAGTGGTCCGCCAGCCTGCTCTCATCACTGGTGGCGGCTCACTGA